From one Triticum aestivum cultivar Chinese Spring chromosome 4B, IWGSC CS RefSeq v2.1, whole genome shotgun sequence genomic stretch:
- the LOC123090972 gene encoding lecithin-cholesterol acyltransferase-like 1, with protein sequence MERYPLRMVVLLAMLSLSSCCASSAGGGGGQLLHPVILIPGSGGNQLEARLTDDYRPSSLTCRVWPLVRGRGGWFRMWFEPSVVVAPLTRCFAERMMLYYDRDADDYRNAPGVHTRVSEFGSTSTLRYLDPTLKVLTGYMDVLASTLEKAGYEEGHDLFGAPYDFRYGLAAPGHPSQVGSAYLERLRLLVESACAANGGRPAILMAHSLGGLYALQFLARAPPAWRAAHVKRLVTLSAPWGGSVQEMLTFASGNTLGVPFVDPTLIRDEQRSSESNLWLLPTPKVFGNTTLVVSQRHNRTYSAKNVTQFLNDIGFADGVEPYRARIRPLGEVLPEPGVPVTCLVGTGVDTVESLVFGDEGFDAGPVEVVYGDGDGTVNLASLMGPIKAWSDSPSQVLEVVELPKVSHMGILKDKSALDQILRILDSINLNATSTTTYQS encoded by the exons ATGGAGAGATATCCGCTACGTATGGTCGTGCTGTTAGCTATGCTGTCGCTGAGCTCGTGCTGCGCCTCGtcggccggcgggggcggcgggcagCTGCTGCACCCGGTGATACTCATCCCGGGCTCCGGCGGCAACCAGCTGGAGGCGCGGCTGACGGACGACTACAGGCCGTCCAGCCTGACCTGCCGGGTGTGGCCGCTGGTGCGCGGCCGCGGCGGCTGGTTCCGCATGTGGTTCGAGCCGTCCGTCGTCGTCGCGCCCCTCACCCGCTGCTTCGCCGAGCGGATGATGCTCTACTACGACCGCGACGCCGACGACTACCGCAACGCGCCCGGCGTCCACACCAGGGTCTCCGAGTTCGGCTCCACCTCCACCCTCCGCTACCTCGACCCTACCCTCAA GGTCCTGACGGGGTACATGGACGTCCTGGCGAGCACGCTGGAGAAGGCCGGGTACGAGGAGGGGCACGACCTCTTCGGCGCGCCCTACGACTTCCGCTACGGGCTGGCCGCGCCGGGCCACCCGTCGCAGGTGGGCAGCGCCTACCTGGAGCGCCTCCGGCTGCTGGTGGAGTCCGCGTGTGCGGCCAACGGCGGCAGGCCGGCGATCCTCATGGCGCACAGCCTAGGCGGGCTATACGCGCTGCAGTTCCTAGCGCGCGCCCCGCCCGCCTGGCGCGCGGCGCACGTCAAGCGGCTGGTGACGCTGTCCGCGCCGTGGGGCGGCTCCGTGCAGGAGATGCTCACCTTCGCCTCCGGCAACACCCTCGGCGTGCCCTTCGTCGACCCCACCCTCATCCGCGACGAGCAGCGCAGCTCCGAGAGCAACCTCTGGCTGCTGCCCACGCCCAAGGTGTTTGGCAACACCACGCTCGTCGTCTCCCAGCGCCACAACCGGACCTACTCCGCCAAGAACGTCACGCAGTTCCTCAACGACATCGGGTTCGCCGACGGGGTGGAGCCGTACCGGGCGCGGATACGGCCGCTCGGCGAGGTCCTGCCGGAGCCGGGCGTGCCGGTGACATGCCTCGTGGGCACCGGCGTGGACACGGTGGAGAGCCTCGTGTTTGGGGACGAGGGCTTCGACGCGGGGCCCGTGGAGGTGGTGTACGGTGACGGCGACGGGACGGTGAACCTCGCCAGCCTCATGGGACCGATCAAGGCCTGGTCCGACTCGCCGTCGCAGGTCCTGGAGGTGGTGGAGCTGCCCAAGGTGTCGCACATGGGCATCCTCAAGGACAAGAGCGCCCTCGACCAGATCCTCAGGATTCTTGATTCCATCAATCTAAACGCCACGAGCACCACGACTTATCAGTCTTAA